The region ggcattacagcatgaggtaggatttaaacctgggtcttcTCTGAGTGTAATGGTTGGTCTAACCATTACCTTAAATTCGCACACAACAGttcgcatttattcatctggctgACACGTTTCTCTAAGTAACTTAAagtgttaacctacttacaattatttacgaATTTAATAGTggtgggtaagttttactgcattatttcaGAAAGAGTACCCTGATCGAAGGacactacagcgggaggtgagatttgaacccgaATCTTTCGAGGCTAAGGAGTACATTATCTGCTGCCCGTATGGTATGTTACATCGTCATCAAATTCCCACatgccaaaataaaacaaaaccgtTTTTCAAATGAAAGCCACTCtatatcattacattgtacATCTGAACCTTTCCTAAGGGCACCCCTCAGCTTGCTGAAAATACAGGGagttaaaatcaaataaaaacaaaagaaaggtgGACAACTGACCCACTTTGGCTATGAATGTGACACAACTGTTACCTTGCATTTGTGCACAGCTCTTTCTCGTGAGCATCAGGATATCAGGCACCTGCAAGGACAAATACGAGGGGCTTAGAATGGCGGGTTTCGGTTTCACCTGTCCGCCGCAGACAGGATGGGTGCAAACGCTTCGCTAAATGAGTAATGTTCACTCGGAGCCGTTGCAAGATGAACGCTTTATGGAATATTCAGGTGAGCCTCCCCCTCGGTGGCAGAAACGACAGCCGCTCTCTAATGGCTGGGAGGCATCGAGAGTGACACGGGTCCAGATCTTCTGGATGTTTTTGAGGATGatagtaatttacatttatatttatgaaaCACATGATTAGTGCAAGTTCTTCCACCTTGGGAGTCACTAACATTTACAATGAGAAGTTTAGATTGAAACAAAAGGCATTCTTTTTTTCACAATGAACTTGGACTATGAGTACCAACAAGCAACTTTTTCACTGCttgatttatatacagtacataatacatCATACATCACAATATAGCACAAGTAATGCTGCTGACTTTTGTTGAacttattgttatttattttgttgttgtgggCGTTAAGTTTCCCACTTTGAAACatggttaaaaaagaaacagaaaagaaaggtAAAAGAGCAAAGAGTATCTGAAAGGGACACTACCACGGTACTTGATCAGAAACtattcaaattcaaaataaaagtcaGTCCCCTTAGGATAATAAGGATTATTTTTGCTCACGCAATATTAACCAAACTAAACCGAACATTTGTTTTGGTGTTACAGACATTAGCTGGGCAAACCAAACCATggttcaaaatgcaaaacacgGGTAAAAAACCATTTGAAAGGGAGGTTACCGTggtactgcagctgctgcagggctgctgATGGCTGTCCGAGGCTCTCTCGGCAGGCTGCGCCGGGGGGACAGATGGCATGTTTTCTGCAGAGCTGTCCACTGTGGGTATCGGTGCTCCCACCTTCACGCTTATGGTGCTGCCATCCGAATTGAGGGAATTTTGAAAGTCCGTCTCTGTGCATTCGACCGGGGCGTGCCGGTGCTCCCCCTGCTTGTCGGAGGCGCAGTAGCCGTCCAGCtgagggggaggtgggggttccTCGGTGTGGCTACCATCCTCTGGCATGTTGTAGGACTCGGAGGAGCAGTGGCTGCAGCTGGAGTTCCTCATCAGGGGCTGCATTTccgaggagctgctggagcagCGGCTCTGAACCTGGTGGGTCGCCACAGTGACCTCTGAAAAACCACACGTCTGCAGGCAGGACTtgagggctgctgggaaatCCTCCACTGAGGGGACTTCAAACGGCGCTGCAAAATTCCCATGTAGATATAGATTAAATCTGTGGTTTGAATCCTTTCTATAGAGTACCCTGGCGAGCCTAGCTCCCTGTGCTTcaagaataggctccagaccaccgtgaccctaatTTGGACAAGCAGCAAATGGCAattagagagagaaagagaaatattttattgtcattgtatgcaatgcaataaaatgaaattttgtgtggcagccctcgGAACAGccacagcagaaagaaaaaaacacttaaaataagtaaacaaaagtgagtgaatgagatATATAGCAAACCCTGCAACCTTTTAAAGCCACTTCTAAAACATAGGCTGAAGGTGACCAATTTAGGTACAAGTAGGTAGGTAGCGGTACAGTTATTGTGACCATAATATTGTGACCATTACTCCCACACTGGCATTTTGTTTCgtgtttgtgatttttattgCCTGGTTTTAATGCTTTCTAACGCCATGTTTTAGAATGACATTATATAAACTAAATATTTTCCACAAGCAATTACACACTAAACTGTGATGACTTGTCTAACACCCCTTTAAATTTCACACTTATGTAAATGAACGAAAAAGAGATGACAGATACGGTGATCAGGCTTCTTGAGGGAGCTGCAACGTCACCAACCTGAGACCTGCACCTCCTTCTCCAGGTTCTGGGTCAAGGTGTCGCCGTTCCTGATGGCTGTGACAGCCACAGCGCGATGACGTGATCCTGAGCATCCTATCAAGAGACCGACGATCAGTTTGCCTTTTTAATGGGCGCCGTGTAAATGAGTACAGGAAGACAGCTGCAGGACTAGATGAGCAGTACCTTTGAACACCTTCTTCAGGGAAGCCCGTCGAAAGTAGACAAACACGAGTAGCGACAAAACAATTGTCACGGTAACCGCTCCACAAATGGCAGTGGGAACAGCAGCATTGTGCAGCAGGGTTTCTGGGTTCACATCTTTCCCTGCATCAACTGCTTCATGTCCTGCCAAAAAAAGTTAAGAACCTTAAATAACCAgtaatttttgtgcttttaatgtACTCCTGTTTTCACACCACTGAAGCTGCTTCCATGTGCAAATGTGCTTTCTAAAACGCTCCCGTCCCTCTACTACAATGCTTTGAGAAGCCTTGAAGGCGATGGTGCTGTGCTGTTATGACCCCCCGCCAAGCTAATTGCCCTCTCTGCACAGTCTGCAAGACCCACGCAAAGCTGGAGGCCATCACTAGACCGCATTACCTATCACCATAGTGAAGCCCATGGTTGGCAGGAACCTATCAGTTCCTTAGAGCACTTATCTAGCGGTCAGCCAACAAAGTCTGGCTGACACCTTATACCCACCCCATCTATCTAATAGAATAACACATTTCATGGAGCAATCAGCCAGTATCCCCTGCCCACGAGTTTCTGGTTTAATGATAGATGTTACTTTAAAGCAGTGATGCAACAGTTAAGTGAGATTCAAATTGCTGCACCATCATTTGCTCACACCGACCTCAACAGGCTCTGAAGCGGTGGGCAACCCGTTGGCCACAAGTGGTCATTCTGTAAGAATGTTTGTCTTAATTCGATTTAGGTGAGCCAAGTTATACtctaaatatttcagaattacaGTACGACAGTACACACAGCACATGTATCGGACATCTTTTCCGCAGGGTTCAGAAAACTTGGTGATCAGAATCTTGCGTTTGGCATTGTTTCCGTATAGGTATCCGACTTTGGGGAGGTTTTGCTGGGTtcattcagagtaaataccttcatGAGTTCCTACAGCGCACAGTGGGATTAAAACCCGGGATCCATCCATCGAGGGCAAGGTAACGGCTCCAACAGTACGCTAACTACTGCGTGCATGATCTCTTGCGCAACGGTAACTATGTGTGGTCTCCGGGTGTAACTCACGGGTACACTGAGATTCACTGGCTGACGACAACCCACAGGGCATGCACTCCAAATCCGCCGTGCCGTCAATCCGCATCTTGCTGTAAAATCTTGTTTGTTTGGGTGCAAGGAACacgaagaacatgcaaacagaacaattaaaaataatcccTCAAATTCCTAATTGCACAGATGCACAAAAAAGGCAAGTCAAAAACGGTTTAGAAACTACGACCAAAACAGGTGCTAGAGGAAGCAGCCGAAGACATTCCACcgacatgcacacactcatactGCATTATGAAAATGCATTCTTTAAGGCCCTTGCTTACACACCCTGGCAAACACTCCCCGCAGACGGTGTTTTTCCTGGCAGTGCATGGTGATGTCTGCTGTCTGTTGAGTTGACTGCATGATGTGCAGAGCCTGCAGTTATGGTGGCCCCAGTCCTCTTTGTAAGACCTGGGATGGCAAGGCCCGCAGCGGGCATCACCTCCGCTACCGTAACTGCACTCCTGACAAGTccaaaaattagaaaaaagtaTGCTAAACAAAAGTGATACGATACAAATATTcagatctttttttaaacatcacacACTTATAACACAGATTTGGATCCTAACAACTCATCAAGAGCAAAGTCTCAGAGAACTTCAAGTTGGATATCGATGTGCAACTGAAGACTGTGTTGAAGTTCTTGAAAATCTTAAGAACCATCTATCTGAAGGTGACATCTCTCTTACAACACGGTAAAATCTATAGAATGATAGAACGTGCATGCcatgaagaagaaaacatttccaaacCTGGGAGAGAAGAGCAAatataaacaactgaaaattttAACAAGGATGTCCACTCCCCTAATAGTGTTTCGCAATACCGTTCAAATGATTTTCTCTGGTCAATCATGTTTTTACCCTGTGCGACTTACATTTTACTCTTTTCATGTagagggaaatttttactgcaaacacTCAGTTTAGATGGCTCACTACTAGGCCACTCCTTGAACTTGAACCTGACGCCTCAACCACATGGTCCTTTGGCAAATGTTTAGTGCCTCCCACTCAGAACAACCTTAGTTCAAGCCCCATTTCCTGTTGAAATGGCCCTGATTAAAGTTCTTCCCCTAAAGACCttaatccatccattttcaacacctccttgtcccaagtggggtcgcggcgagccggagctcaacccagcaacacagggcatagggccgaaaggggaggggacacatccaggacgggatgccagtcgcaaggcaccccaagcaggactcgaaccccagacctgccacacagtgggcaccagctgaaccaaAAATTCCTTAACACTATTAATGAAAAATACCCTACTGGGCAAACAGTGATATCAACATGACCATTTATGTATTGATCAAATGAGAGGAGCTGGAGAGAAGAACTCACCTCCAGTAGCTGGTGTCCAGGTGCGCACTGAGGGCACACTCGGCATTCACCGTTGTAGTAATACTCGTTTTCTGCGCAAGCCATACTAATAAAACCCCTGAAACAAGAACAGAGCATGTACTTTACATTGATCATCCAGAACATCTGTCACATGGCCACATGGCAAAAAAAAGCGCGTGCAATGAATGAATCACCGTGGGCTGGTCACTGGATAAATCACAGAAGGGTATCGAGCTCATTTGATCCATGAATAATAAGCAATAATGTACAATTTCTACCGATGTACATGCAAAGAGAAGCGCAATTTGCATCGCATGATGAATAACTGAACTATTTTGTGAATTGTTATGCAACAAATGTAACAAGAAGTTTTGAAAATGCGAGTTTCCTGCGAGGTGCAAACATGCAGCGCGGGTGTGAAAACACTTCAATGCAACAAGGAATTAACTATGCATACGCAGCatagcgcaaaaaaaaaaaaaaaaaaaacaagcgaaCGCCCCACGCGCCGGAATGCGCGCGCGACCCGATTTTTGGACACTCGCTCTGTCTCTCATAGCGAACGcgtgaacattacatttacgcGCCGGAACTCTTACGCGCACAGAGCCGCCACTTCTGCACCCCTCACCGTAACCgtttttaaacaagaaaaagacACGAAGTTAGTAGAGTACATTACTACACACCTGAGGAAACGTGCTGGAAATGAGCGTACAACACAGTAAGAACAGGGTAACGCgcaggacaggaggaggagagcgcgTGATGAAATAGCGCGACAACAAATTCATTCAAATTGTCTATTTTCAACTCACAGACGGATTTAACACTATCAAATACTCATAAAACCCTGGCGGATTTTTTTGCCATCTCCGAGTAAAAAGCCAGGGAGTGCAGTGTGTGGCTGTACAGGAGAGtagaatacagtaaaatacagtacaggacTGTGGGCTCTTTGAGTCTCCGTCCCCTCCCCGCCGCAAGATGAGTTGTCTCCCGATTCCACGGACCACGCAGTAAAATACAACCAAGTGTTTTACCTGGATGCAGACGCACTATCACtatgcgtgcatgtgtgtgtatgtgtgtgtgtccgctgCGGTGAGGAGCGCTGTACTGTGCCGATCGCGGGTCCCGTCGCTCCGTGTCCCCGTGTCCTGCGTCCCGCTCCCTACATGTCTCGACATGCCTGGGCTCCACACAGCATCGGGGTCGTGGAACCAGGGGCGGCCAGCGCTCCGCACGCCTTTCAGCCCCGTTGCCCTTGGAAACACATACGTTAGAACATCCTCTGTATAGGTTGTATATATGGACTTAATATACGCGagtgcatttttgtttcatgtaCTTTTCaattgatttcatttttttttgttcatgtgcGCGCGATGGTAAGTCAAGAAGTACATGATTTTCAGAACCATCGCATCGTCGCGGAGGATATTTGTTGGCTTTTTACACGCATCCATGACATGTGGATGTGCAGATATATTACAATAGAGATTCCTACTGGAtataatttgtctttttgaCCCCGATCATGGAAAAATACTCATGGTATACAAATACGTTTTGAATTATGCACaaattataaaacagaaaatatcagCGTGTGACTATTCAGTCCCTTTGCTATGAAACACCTAAATCAGATGTGGTCCTACgaactttttttaaagagatcTCTCTGTTCCTCGTAGAAATTGACTTGTATTTTGTAttgtggcggcgcagtgggttggactgggtcctgctctccggtgggtctggggttcgcgttcCGCTTGGGGGGGTCTTGCGACgtactggcatcccgtcctgggtgtgtcccctccagccttacgccctgtgttgccgggttaggctccggctccccgcgaccccgtatgggacaagcggttcagaggaCGACGATtttgtattgtaacgacccgtgttTCTGGGGAGTGTCATGTTCGAGCGGGAAAAGTGGCGTATCGTGAGATAAAATAGTTGAGAATTATGGGTAAACtgtgaattaagtgttcaaccgttGTCGCGTTGACCGGATGGGGAGGCGGGGAGGCTGGGAGGCTGGGTTCGGGGGGGGTCCGAGTCCGAGTCTCACCGACGCAATCGTTTCCTTGTGTTCGCATCCCTCAATGTGCGCGTTTTCTAATAAACGTTCCCAATGAAGCGCGTCCATGAATAAGCCATTCTTCTCTGTTATATCATAGCTGTCACGTGCTTCATTTGCCACCGCATCCGCGCGCTCTGACTTCAGGACAGGGCtgcataataaataacattgtGATGCACGAAGTACTTTTGACTGCGTGCCTTTGGGAATTTTGTTTCTCCCTTTAAACCAATATTATTCTTTTACGTTAATAATGAAGATGGTGAGCAGCGAGTGACCGGGAAAATGACGCTAAACGGCTGAAACGTTGACGCTACAAATGACGCAACATGGGAGCAACGCGTCCAGTTAATCCGGCGCCAGGTGAGGATCAGGTTTCACAACTGGATCCACGCTGTTCTACAAACTTTGCTCCCAGTTCGTGGTAATTCCACTTTCATTAACCCCACGTTTAGTCTGGCTTTGGCAAACTTTGGTTTATTTTGCTAACAtcgggtggcgtggtggttagtgcctctgctgtgtaaaatagAAGAGTCCACATGTGAAGGCCACCTATTCagaattaataaagtaaaaaagcaTCCAGTGGTACAAGCCTAAAAGCTTGGTATACAAGcctaatattatattatattatattatattatattatattatattatattcactttggagaaaagacctCAGCTGTATGAGTAGATACAGTTTCCTTAGGAATATTTATGACAGAAAAAGAACtacaatatttttatctttaaagTGTGGATATATGTTTTTTCATGAATGCCTCTTTTTGAACGTTTAAAAGAAGCTTTAAtctaataaatacatattaataaaaataacctgTTGTGGTAATTATTCCCGAGCATGTCTGGGTTGAATAGACCAGCAGTGGGTGTTTCCTAAGAACTTAAAATCTCCGAACGAGCACATGTTGTGACTCCAGAGGTAAGAGAAGAATATAACCTTATGATTTGAAGCCCTTCTTCTTGGAACATTTCGTATCCATAACCTTCCTCACACTCTTGATTCACTTTCACAGTAATTTATGAAGAGCTGTTTGCAGAGAAAGTCTCCCTTCTCGGAGGTTCAGGTGATGATCATGTGctcattaaattatatttaataaaactgGGGGGGCTGGTTGGGTACCCTACACACAGATTAACTCAGAAAGGCAGAGTTATACGTATCTATCAACAATACAATAATATCTGAACTAACCCAGCATGCTGTGGCTCAACACTCCTAAGGGACTGAATGAGTAGTGACCTTTTTGACCCTCTGCTGATTTAGCCAGCTGCCTTTTGAGCCCTGTAAATACTATAACTACTCATTTCTTTCTCTGTATTTGTGGGAAAATGATGGacaaaaatgcatgcaaatgcTGCTGTGAAACACCTTGTAACATGTACAATAGGGAAAACATAGAAGAAAGGGCTCCAAGCATAAATTACATTATGATTTACTTCTTTagctgattattatttttttttaagatacatgtaatgatttattcatttcaggtgtttttttttttactggagcaatttcaggtgagtaccttgctcaagggctctacagctggaagtgagttTTAAACCTGGATCCTCTGAGTTCAAGGCAGTGCTtctaaccactgtaccacccacataaacagacaaatatttcaaacatacatacatagccTAAGCAAATCAGTAGCATTTCATGAAAGTGGATTGAGTCAACATGGCTtctgatcattttaaaaaagaaataaaaaaaaaaagttagtagCTGTGATCCTGAGCTCCAAGAGCACCAGCTGTATGTTTATTGGGAAATTGGACAAAATGCTTCTCGGAACGCTTTGCCAGTTGTTTTCAGGCCTGCTTCTGCCGACCTACTGCGTCTGTTGGTTATGGTTTCAACTGGTTTTTTAACAAATTAAGCTTGACTGTGCTGTTCATTGAATGAAGCTGCACACACCAATTTAAAGTGAAAGTGATAGTTCAGTACTTGCTATACTGTAGTTTGCATTAATGTAGGGATATGCCAACTTGTGATAGTCAACAAACAAGTAGAACACAAAAAAGTGATGTTCACAATATCAGTGATAATAGTGCAATAGTgcaaatcattttaagtttaatactgaattattttaactttcatAAATGattaaagaaacagaaaacattttactggTACAAAGACCAGTAGCTTTGGTAGTAATATATTCACCAATTTGGCTATTCCTCAATGCAACATAGAGTAAAAGTCAAAAGTACTGTATGACTAAACTTGCTTAACCTGGCCAGTACCTACATTGAACAAACTGAACAGaagtaaatcaataaatgtgccCGACATCTCTAGGAACTTCTGCACAAAGTtgttaaacaaacattttatttaaaaaaaaaaaaaaaactagtttctAGAGAGTGACTTTGATTTTTTACTGGCACTGAATATGGCTAGAGTACTGCAATGAAATGTTACAGCTAGTAAAACAATGTAgggtatttctttttttcacaagGCTCTTTAAAGCAAATGACAACTACTGAGTTTTATTGTTCTCCCTTTCTTTACAGCtcctgaggttttttttttttcccctctcctcagctgccaatTGTCTTACTATATAGTTAATTATAATTTGATTGTAACACCCTTGGGGGggcgcggtcctgctctccggtgggtctggggttcgagtcccgcttggggtgccttgcgacggactggcatcccgtcctgggtgtgttccctccccctctggccctacaccctgtgttgccgggtaggctccggttcccccgcaaccccgtatgggacaggcggttgtgtgtgtgtgtgtgtaaaacacccTTTAACATTGGATCATTCCCAGTAACTCTGCTAAGTGCTCTTTGCCCCTCTAAGGGCATTCCATAAAAATtagttgaattgaattgaattgaaaaaagtTTATAGCAAATACTTACAGGAAGTGTATCTGACATGGTCAAAGAAAATGCTGGATGGCTGAAGATGGCTTGCTACACCACAACAGCTGATTTGCATCAACAGGGGCTCATTCCCACACaagtaaacaaaagcaaaagcagcaaACGTGTAGTCCCACCTCTTATTGAACTGGCCGTACAGAAATCAACCTGCAGAAGATTCTGTCCAACTTGAAGCGTGCAATGTAACGGGGGGATTTCTGCACAACATATATGCCGTCAACTGACAACGTTCTTTACCAAAGCTACATctttatgaaacaaaataaattgccattaactgaaatattttgtaatatagtcgctttttttgcttaattacaCTGTTCGGAAGGATACcacaaatgataaaatacataaagaaataGAATTAGTTTctatttgttatatttgtatttacacattttcaaatatattgtaACAGTGGTGTAACAATATGCCAGGTGTTGGGGCCAAAAAAATATTGACAGTTCTCAGAGGAGTTATACACAAAATTATGGGGGAGCTCATTATGCTTTCGTCAACTTTGACGAAACCCTGGTGTTACCCCTATGTAATATCACATACTATTCTTCTAACCTATTTCCATGGAATATTTCACAATGCAGTCTTTTGCTGGAAACATTTCTTACATGTCTTTTCATGCTGTCATTAACTGCACAATACTCGTATTGTAACATTAGAGATGACGTCCAGCTTGCTGGAGGCAGGAGATCACTTTTTCATCAGCACATGGAGCCATCTGCTGCTCATCCCAGAGAGCAGGTGAACTGGTAGGCCTGTACTGGATGGAATCTTTTACTGTATGTGCAGCATCATCTGCAACCTGAACTTCAGTAAAAGCCCTTATTAAACAATCACTTTCCTCAGCAGCcaggaaatgtaattaaatcatCTGTGTATTCATCTGTCTATGATCTGTGAATCAATGCATCCATGCATCTATCTATCCATACGCTCAGTATCAATAACTGCTCATCTAATGTAGGTtcatggtggttcagagcccatcccagaaacacaggctgtgaagcagggtacaccctgaacaggatgctAGCCCATTGCAGGCCAAtcaagcacacacgcacactgaaaGAAATTTTAAGTATTTTGACAATGTgacaaaaccagagcacctgaagaaaaccTACTTGAACATGGAAATGTGACACAGATtgaacaggattcaaaccccatcCAGATCCATATCCCAGGAACTATGGAGCACCAACATTGCCTACTGAGCCACGATACTGCCCTGTAATTGAGCTACCTctttatttgtttcttcttaTTTTCAGGGCATACTCCAGGTACATTCTTCCAACAGTCCAGCACACATAGGATTTGCCGTTCGACACTGCTCACAAAAGTGCTGCTGGCCGAAAAAAAGGCAGAGCAGAGGGTTTGGGCAGGGGCCAAGGGCAAGCTGCGGCAGGTGTCCTGTGCTATGTGGTGTGGCTCTGGCAGTTTGCACAGGTGTAGTGCACTCAGGTGGATTAAAAGCCGGTAACTCCCCAAAGTGTGCTCATCAGAGTGCCCCCTTCTCTGAACGGTCACCCCACATGCAGTGCTCTTTGCACGATCCACGTGACCCACACTCCAGCACCAAATCCGCAGGCTTCCCGATGAAGGCTGTGCCACGACTGTGGAAGGATGAACCAGAGCCTGATTGTCCTTTTAGCAGCGCATTATCAGCTGGGCCATCATCCAACGCTGCACGCCTGGAGCAGGTGCGAAAAATAGAGCAATTTTGGTTTTCGGACGAAAAGTAAGATACATTAAAGTGATTGCTGTTCGGCTGTGAAGCTGATAACTTCCGGCATGTTTATTTGGTGCCATCCAGTTTAGACAATCACGAACAAACACTACACTATTATTTTGACAACCGATTTGATAAAAACCCACATAAGAACATTACTACTAAGCAAACTGTACTTAGTTAATGGTATAGCAGTGTATTCATGCATATGTAGAATTAAAATGATCCAGCCAGTTAACTACTGAACCCAGTTTCTTTTTCAGACTGTTTTATCTAACAAGTTCTTCTAGTGAAATACATTATGGAGAAAATTGTATGATACTGTAGAGTGACACTGCAGTAGTTTGGCATGTTGTATATGAGAAtataaagcaaaacagaaatcaCAGGCAAATGTTcttaatgaagaaataataggaaattatgcatatatatatataatatatatataatatatacacattgtgtactttttgaaaattttagGCATGTTCAGCGAAGAAAAAATcgatcataaaacatttttgcttaaCAAAGATATTCCATGTTTCAGCATATTccatgtttatacacacacacattttcagaaccgcttgccccatatggggtcacggggaactggagcctaacccggcaactcagggcgtaaggctagagggggaggggacacacccaggacgggacgccagtccatcgcaaggcaccccaagcgggatttgaaccccagacccaccggagagcaggactgtggtccaacccactgcgccaccacacccccttccatATTTATACAttccatttaaatgtttcatgtttaaatataattatttgtgatcttattttattttgggaTTCATCAGAATCATTCAACATTGGTTGATAAATCTTTTAAATCTTTGGGATTTAAGGATTTTaggatttaaaatgtattttagtagTTGAGCAAGTGTTGCATTTTGGAAGGAACATATGATGAAACCACATATGGAGGGGGCTTTGGGcatttaaatttagttttgtGTGAAAATGGGGAGAAATAGGAAAGACAAGATGAAATAGCAGTGCAACAAGTCACTATTGCCTCAAAGTCCATACTTtcattgttaaaaatgtttcttcttcagtcatttatttgtcTTGGCTTTATTATTGATGctcaacatcacacacactaaTTAGAACAATGTCAAtgtgcatttttcattatttctaaattattctGAAATACAAAATTAGGTTTTACTATTCCacatgtttatatgtttatttgcaACTTACCACCTAAATAACTGCCAACTTTTTGGcacttttcaaaacaaacacCTTGTCATTTTGAGGTTTTCTCGTATTACTTTTTGACAGCAGTCATTTTATGCAGTAGACATCATGCCCTTACCA is a window of Scleropages formosus chromosome 14, fSclFor1.1, whole genome shotgun sequence DNA encoding:
- the eda2r gene encoding tumor necrosis factor receptor superfamily member 27 isoform X2 gives rise to the protein MACAENEYYYNGECRVCPQCAPGHQLLEECSYGSGGDARCGPCHPRSYKEDWGHHNCRLCTSCSQLNRQQTSPCTARKNTVCGECLPGFYSKMRIDGTADLECMPCGLSSASESQCTRHEAVDAGKDVNPETLLHNAAVPTAICGAVTVTIVLSLLVFVYFRRASLKKVFKGCSGSRHRAVAVTAIRNGDTLTQNLEKEVQVSAPFEVPSVEDFPAALKSCLQTCGFSEVTVATHQVQSRCSSSSSEMQPLMRNSSCSHCSSESYNMPEDGSHTEEPPPPPQLDGYCASDKQGEHRHAPVECTETDFQNSLNSDGSTISVKVGAPIPTVDSSAENMPSVPPAQPAERASDSHQQPCSSCSTTVPDILMLTRKSCAQMQGVHLGKLPQALVDTLALKLDSSFPAVKNYQQVALDLGIPPEVVRSLEGFNHVFHYLSSCTLRTVPDLINTFYRLQRFDTLLLLCEYAAQSRHLNTSDRQR
- the eda2r gene encoding tumor necrosis factor receptor superfamily member 27 isoform X1, with the translated sequence MFWMINVKYMLCSCFRGFISMACAENEYYYNGECRVCPQCAPGHQLLEECSYGSGGDARCGPCHPRSYKEDWGHHNCRLCTSCSQLNRQQTSPCTARKNTVCGECLPGFYSKMRIDGTADLECMPCGLSSASESQCTRHEAVDAGKDVNPETLLHNAAVPTAICGAVTVTIVLSLLVFVYFRRASLKKVFKGCSGSRHRAVAVTAIRNGDTLTQNLEKEVQVSAPFEVPSVEDFPAALKSCLQTCGFSEVTVATHQVQSRCSSSSSEMQPLMRNSSCSHCSSESYNMPEDGSHTEEPPPPPQLDGYCASDKQGEHRHAPVECTETDFQNSLNSDGSTISVKVGAPIPTVDSSAENMPSVPPAQPAERASDSHQQPCSSCSTTVPDILMLTRKSCAQMQGVHLGKLPQALVDTLALKLDSSFPAVKNYQQVALDLGIPPEVVRSLEGFNHVFHYLSSCTLRTVPDLINTFYRLQRFDTLLLLCEYAAQSRHLNTSDRQR
- the eda2r gene encoding tumor necrosis factor receptor superfamily member 27 isoform X3, which gives rise to MFWMINVKYMLCSCFRGFISMACAENEYYYNGECRVCPQCAPGHQLLEECSYGSGGDARCGPCHPRSYKEDWGHHNCRLCTSCSQLNRQQTSPCTARKNTVCGECLPGFYSKMRIDGTADLECMPCGLSSASESQCTRHEAVDAGKDVNPETLLHNAAVPTAICGAVTVTIVLSLLVFVYFRRASLKKVFKGCSGSRHRAVAVTAIRNGDTLTQNLEKEVQVSAPFEVPSVEDFPAALKSCLQTCGFSEVTVATHQVQSRCSSSSSEMQPLMRNSSCSHCSSESYNMPEDGSHTEEPPPPPQLDGYCASDKQGEHRHAPVECTETDFQNSLNSDGSTISVKVGAPIPTVDSSAENMPSVPPAQPAERASDSHQQPCSSCSTTVFTLESCPRP